The Desulfurellaceae bacterium genome contains the following window.
GCCATGAATCAAGCCGAACACCAGGGTCAGGACCGGCCGCAGGCGGGCCGCCCGCTCCCGGCTGGTGGCCAGGGCAAAATAACACACCGCAAACAGCCCCAGGCCCAGACTGCTCAGGACCGGCAGACCCAGCCCGGTCAGGCCGCGCAGCAGCCCGCAGCCGACAAGCCCCAGGCCGGCGACGAGCCCCAGCCGCCGCCCGGTTCCGCTCGTAATGCCGATGTTCTCGGCGGCCACCAGCGCGAGCGTGAATCCGATCAGCGCCTCAATGACCGGGACGTTCGGCTCAAGCACACCCAGCACAGCCAGACTGAGCGTCAGACTGTGCCCGAGGGTGAAGCCGCTGACCATGAACACGACCTCGCGGACGTGACGGCACAGCAGCAGCAGGGCCAGCACAAAGGCCAGGTGATCGACCCCGCTCATAATGTGCTCAAGGCCAAGCAGGACGTAGGCGCCAAAGGACGGTCCCGGTCGGGCGGCCTGCTCCGGCCCGTCCGGCACGATCACCTGTCGGCGGGCGCTGTCGGTAAACAGATACTCGACCGGCGGCCCGCCGCCTACACGTACCCGTGCATAGTGCAGGTGTGACGGGGCGACCTCAAAAAAGGCCGTGCTGGTCAGTGACAGCCGGGTATGGGCCGGACACGCAAAGCGCCACTCGACGCGCACATAGCCCGCCTGGGCTGCCCGCGCCCGGGGGCCCGCAGTTCGGCACGGCTCGTCCCCGGCTGTCAGCACCAGCCGAGAGTCCAGGTGGCGGACCAGGAGCGTATTCAGATCAAAGACCGCGTCTTCCAGCGCTCCGAGCCGGGTCGCTTCCAGGGCGCGGACGCTGAACGTTCCCCGCACCTGCCCATCCTGAATGTGCCACGACGAGAACGACTGGCTGCGGGTGTGGGCCGCAGCCTGGGTGTTCCACAGCAGCACGACCAGGCAGCACGACCAGGCCAAAACGCCCGTCATCGCTCCACCTCGGGCGCTCGCACAATCTCGGCCTCGGCGCGCAGCCAGGCCAGATACTGGCGCAGGGCCGTGTCTTTTGCCCGCTGGAGGTAGACCGCTTCGACCCGGCTGTGTATCTCCTCGAAGGCGGGCGGGCGGGTCTCCCCGATCTGCTCAAAGAGGGCCGTGTTGTCAGCATGGAAGGCCCGCAGCTCCTCCCGGCTCGGCCGCGCACTGGCGCTATCGGTTACAATCGCCGCCAGCATCGCCCGGGTAATCGTCTGACGAACGGCCCGGTCATGGTCAACCAGCCCCTCCGACACTGCGGCCTGGACCAGCAGTTCCTCTTCGATCAGCCGGTCCAGGACGTGGGTCCGGTCGGCCTCGGTCAGGGGGTTACGCTTATCGCCGGCCAGCATGGCCACCGCCCGCCGGTAGTCCTCGGTTCTGATCGGCGCGCCGTTGACCACGGCAACCGCATCGGCCGGCAGTCGGCCGGCCGGTCCTTTGCCGCCCAGCGCCGACAGGCTGCCCAGGCAGAGCCCGACCAGGCTGCCCAGCGCCAGCAGGATCACCGCCCGCCGGTCTGCGCTCATCGCCTAGCGCTCCCCATAATCGACATG
Protein-coding sequences here:
- a CDS encoding HupE/UreJ family protein, translating into MTGVLAWSCCLVVLLWNTQAAAHTRSQSFSSWHIQDGQVRGTFSVRALEATRLGALEDAVFDLNTLLVRHLDSRLVLTAGDEPCRTAGPRARAAQAGYVRVEWRFACPAHTRLSLTSTAFFEVAPSHLHYARVRVGGGPPVEYLFTDSARRQVIVPDGPEQAARPGPSFGAYVLLGLEHIMSGVDHLAFVLALLLLCRHVREVVFMVSGFTLGHSLTLSLAVLGVLEPNVPVIEALIGFTLALVAAENIGITSGTGRRLGLVAGLGLVGCGLLRGLTGLGLPVLSSLGLGLFAVCYFALATSRERAARLRPVLTLVFGLIHGFGFASVLLDLGLPTERLVVALFGFNLGVELGQLGVVALVWAGGQLLVRGVGATDYRLATDAASAGLCGLGLFWFVERAFG
- a CDS encoding SurA N-terminal domain-containing protein: MSADRRAVILLALGSLVGLCLGSLSALGGKGPAGRLPADAVAVVNGAPIRTEDYRRAVAMLAGDKRNPLTEADRTHVLDRLIEEELLVQAAVSEGLVDHDRAVRQTITRAMLAAIVTDSASARPSREELRAFHADNTALFEQIGETRPPAFEEIHSRVEAVYLQRAKDTALRQYLAWLRAEAEIVRAPEVER